The following proteins are co-located in the Microplitis demolitor isolate Queensland-Clemson2020A chromosome 5, iyMicDemo2.1a, whole genome shotgun sequence genome:
- the LOC103569240 gene encoding mitochondrial folate transporter/carrier — translation MTTVGRTTAPNSRSFGSIINHFQYQHFVAGISGGVLSTLMLHPLDLVKIRFAANDGLSSTAPNYTGLRNAISEIVKSEGFRGLYRGVSPNVLGSGASWGIYFFIYNIIKKSIQNGDSESPLGPSLHLLAAAETGVLTLLMTNPVWVIKTRLCLQYNNDVLLDESKRYSGMVDALKKIYRTEGIRGLYKGFVPGMFGVSHGAIQFMTYEEMKNKYNTYLERPIDTKLEIGEYMAFAAVSKSIAAAITYPYQVVRARLQDQHRDYRGTWDCVQRTWRGEGWRGFYKGLSVNLTRVVPATVITFVVYENMSHFLQRK, via the exons ATGACGACTGTCGGAAGAACAACAGCACCCAACTCCAGATCATTCGgttcaattattaatcatttccAGTACCAGCATTTTGTTGCTGGGATTTCTGGAGGTGTCCTTTCTACCCTCATGTTGCATCCGCTTGATCTTGTAAAAATAAGATTTGCTG cTAACGATGGGTTATCAAGCACAGCACCGAATTACACTGGACTGAGAAATGCCATCTCggaaatagtaaaaagtgaAGGATTTCGCGGATTATACAGAGGAGTTAGTCCAAATGTTTTGGGCTCCGGTGCTTCTTGgggtatatatttttttat TTATAACATTATAAAGAAATCGATCCAAAATGGAGACTCAGAAAGTCCACTCGGCCCATCATTGCACCTGTTAGCAGCAGCAGAGACTGGGGTATTAACCTTATTAATGACAAATCCCGTCTGGGTAATTAAAACGCGGCTATGTCTCCAATACAACAATGACGTGCTTCTTGACGAATCAAAACGCTACTCAGGGATGGTCGACgctctcaaaaaaatttacaggacTGAAGGAATACGCGGACTCTACAAA ggTTTCGTTCCTGGTATGTTTGGGGTGTCACATGGCGCCATACAATTTATGACGTATGAAGAAATGAAAAACAAGTACAACACTTATCTTGAAAGGCCCATTGATACTAAATTA gaaaTCGGGGAGTATATGGCATTCGCAGCAGTTTCAAAATCAATAGCCGCTGCAATAACGTACCCGTATCAAGTTGTCAGAGCACGTCTGCAAGATCAGCATCGCGACTATCGCGGCACATGGGACTGTGTCCAACGAACTTGGAG GGGTGAAGGCTGGCGCGGTTTTTACAAGGGTTTGAGTGTCAACTTAACAAGAGTTGTTCCTGCCACTGTCATCACCTTTGTTGTCTACGAGAATATGTCTCATTTTCTCCAAaggaaataa
- the LOC103569241 gene encoding kelch domain-containing protein 10 homolog yields the protein MYKLVSTFDLDTYHWDTLQTIGDDDNHEGPFHPPWRSSFSMTEYVDPDSNDVCLLVSGGEDLMTFNADPDVWSLNLSTLTWRCLGNFGNLSYQCFLRRWACVTPNGRLLTCDESSDNRINRNLFYRKVYASWTRIPKLVDICWDAVLHYYPDLITESKDEVQIKYGIPWDFIESRIN from the exons ATGTACAAGCTCGTGTCCACATTCGACTTGGATACTTATCACTGGGATACATTGCAGACAAttggtgatgatgataatcACGAAGGACCATTTCATCCACCCTGGAGATCGTCGTTCAGTATGACAGAGTATGTTGACCCGGACAGCAATGACGTGTGTTTGCTGGTATCAGGAGGGGAGGATCTTATGACTTTCAATGCAGATCCTGATGTCTGGAGTTTAAATTTGTCAACTTTGACTTGGAGATGTCTTGGTAATTTTGGAAACCTGTCATATCAGTGCTTTCTTCGTCGCTGGGCCTGTGTCACTCCAAATGGCAGACTGCTCACTTGTGATGAGAGTTCTGACAACCGGATAAATaga aatttattttatcgaaaagTTTACGCTTCTTGGACAAGAATCCCGAAGCTTGTTGACATCTGCTGGGATGCTGTGCTCCATTATTACCCAGACTTGATCACCGAGTCTAAGGATGAggttcaaattaaatatggaaTTCCTTGGGACTTTATAGAGTCAcggataaattaa